In one window of Paraflavitalea soli DNA:
- a CDS encoding PKD domain-containing protein, translating to MKKLLLCLSVLVTLSVSAQHVPKSLTAANGQFIGFYQYTPTNYNANPNTKYPLIIFLHGIGERGNGTTELSNILGLGVPGAINSGSTMTFTWNGKTETFLVLSPQLDRKYGGWQNFYVEEMINYAKKNLRIDENRIFLTGLSLGGGGVWSYAGASLDNAKKLAAIGVCCGTCQNVNYANLTNANLPVWAFHAQDDGTVGVGCTTGAITAINNQNPVVKPYMTIWPTGQHWIWGRVYDTEYNWQNPNLYEWFLGQNKSLAPNKRPVADAGNPLSILSTLGIVTLSGAKSTDADGKIVRYIWTKISGPNAGVISAAVSIGSSTTVTGLNLPGTYQYELKVVDDRADWTTDTVTVTVGLGTPPPTSNKPPVVNAGADVTISLPTYTAALTGTATDADGYIVSYNWTKVSGPSSFEIINPNYASTTVTGLVAGTYVFRLTAIDDKNAIVSDDKTITVNASGPGVGDGVNAGADVTITLPTNSVSLDGSASVDPYGGSIYAWKWEKISGPAQFSITNTAVATTTATNLAAGTYEFRLTTWNSQWVPKSDTKIVTVKSATTDPPPAQTGRIANAGADFSITLPTTTATLNGSASSNPNGPINAYTWTKISGPAATIANAKVAVTTVSGLTEGTYQFKLTVWDHQFVPSSDTVQLIVKPGASKPEPVRIANAGADVTITLPTNSATLNGSASANPNGTISSYGWTKISGPAATIANNKAATTAVSGLTAGTYLFQLTVWDNLFVPSSDTMQLVVNPATGTPPPTGRNKIANAGADVTITLPTSSVTLDGSGTYNAYGPVNAYTWTKISGPAATITNAKAAVTTATGLTAGTYQFRLTAWDHEFVPSSDTMQVIVKAATSSGSNSTASGNGTITNAGPDQTLTLPTNTTTLNGSASYDPEGVFRAWKWMKISGPDQHTITNASNQVTTVSNLVEGTYRFSLTGWGNNWRPFSDTMQITVVSSSSLTTTTTRTATTTSDVTDTKTGVIITEDKLLVYPNPAQEQINVQTTSTTTGAAFLNIYDMSGKLIQKTGFQKMQSLHQQVLNISSLKAGVYQAEVVIDNVTRLHSKFVKQ from the coding sequence ATGAAAAAACTACTCCTGTGCCTGAGTGTGCTCGTAACCTTATCCGTATCCGCTCAGCATGTACCCAAAAGCCTGACTGCAGCCAATGGTCAATTCATTGGCTTTTATCAGTACACACCAACAAATTACAATGCCAATCCAAACACGAAGTATCCCCTCATCATTTTCTTGCATGGCATTGGGGAAAGAGGAAATGGTACTACCGAATTATCCAACATTTTAGGACTGGGTGTTCCCGGCGCTATCAACAGTGGCTCCACGATGACCTTCACCTGGAATGGTAAAACAGAAACCTTCCTGGTGCTGTCTCCGCAACTGGACAGAAAGTACGGCGGCTGGCAAAACTTCTACGTAGAAGAAATGATCAACTATGCCAAGAAGAATTTGCGCATCGACGAGAACCGCATCTTCCTTACCGGGCTCAGCCTTGGTGGTGGAGGTGTATGGTCTTATGCCGGCGCTTCGCTCGACAATGCCAAGAAACTGGCAGCTATCGGCGTTTGCTGCGGCACCTGCCAGAACGTTAACTATGCCAATTTAACCAATGCCAACCTCCCGGTTTGGGCTTTCCATGCCCAGGATGATGGCACAGTAGGTGTAGGTTGCACAACTGGCGCTATTACTGCCATTAACAACCAAAATCCTGTAGTAAAACCTTATATGACCATCTGGCCCACAGGTCAACACTGGATATGGGGACGTGTATATGACACAGAGTACAACTGGCAGAACCCCAACTTATACGAATGGTTCCTGGGACAGAATAAAAGTCTGGCGCCCAATAAACGGCCGGTAGCCGATGCTGGCAATCCATTGTCCATCCTTTCTACCCTGGGCATCGTTACACTGAGTGGCGCTAAATCTACCGACGCAGACGGAAAAATTGTACGTTATATATGGACCAAGATCTCAGGTCCCAATGCCGGCGTTATCAGTGCCGCCGTTTCTATTGGCAGCAGCACTACCGTTACCGGCTTAAACCTGCCCGGCACTTATCAGTATGAACTGAAAGTAGTAGATGACCGCGCTGATTGGACTACGGATACAGTTACTGTAACAGTAGGTCTTGGTACGCCACCTCCTACCAGCAACAAGCCTCCTGTAGTAAATGCAGGTGCTGATGTAACCATTTCCCTGCCTACCTATACAGCCGCCCTGACGGGTACTGCTACCGATGCTGATGGTTATATCGTAAGCTACAACTGGACCAAGGTAAGCGGCCCTTCTTCTTTCGAGATCATCAACCCCAACTACGCTTCTACTACCGTTACTGGTCTTGTAGCAGGAACTTATGTATTCAGGCTGACAGCCATCGACGACAAGAATGCTATAGTCTCTGATGATAAAACGATCACGGTTAATGCTTCAGGCCCCGGTGTTGGTGACGGCGTAAACGCCGGTGCAGATGTGACCATTACGCTGCCCACCAACAGTGTAAGCCTGGATGGATCAGCTTCTGTTGACCCCTATGGCGGCTCGATCTATGCCTGGAAATGGGAAAAGATCAGCGGACCTGCCCAATTTAGTATTACCAATACAGCAGTAGCTACCACCACGGCTACCAACCTGGCAGCTGGAACCTATGAGTTCCGCCTGACTACCTGGAACAGCCAGTGGGTGCCCAAGTCTGATACCAAAATAGTGACGGTAAAATCAGCCACGACTGATCCTCCACCTGCACAAACCGGCAGGATCGCCAACGCGGGGGCAGATTTCAGCATCACACTGCCTACGACTACCGCAACCCTGAATGGCTCGGCTTCTTCCAATCCTAATGGCCCCATCAATGCCTATACCTGGACCAAGATCAGCGGACCAGCTGCTACCATTGCCAATGCAAAAGTAGCCGTGACAACAGTAAGCGGACTGACAGAAGGTACTTACCAGTTCAAGCTCACCGTTTGGGATCACCAGTTTGTTCCCAGTTCCGATACGGTACAGCTGATCGTAAAACCAGGTGCTTCCAAACCAGAACCTGTCAGGATCGCCAATGCAGGTGCAGATGTAACCATTACGCTGCCTACCAATAGCGCTACCCTGAATGGTTCAGCATCCGCTAACCCCAATGGCACCATCAGCTCTTATGGCTGGACCAAGATCAGTGGACCAGCTGCTACCATTGCCAACAATAAAGCAGCCACGACAGCAGTTTCCGGTTTGACAGCAGGCACTTACCTGTTCCAGCTTACCGTATGGGATAATCTGTTTGTGCCGTCTTCCGATACCATGCAATTGGTGGTGAACCCAGCTACTGGTACTCCTCCCCCAACAGGCAGGAACAAGATAGCCAATGCGGGTGCTGATGTAACCATCACGCTTCCCACCAGTAGCGTTACACTGGACGGTTCCGGTACTTATAATGCATATGGTCCTGTGAATGCCTACACCTGGACCAAGATCAGCGGACCAGCTGCTACCATTACCAATGCCAAAGCAGCCGTTACTACTGCCACGGGCCTCACAGCAGGTACTTATCAATTCCGCCTTACGGCATGGGATCATGAATTTGTACCTTCTTCCGATACCATGCAGGTAATTGTAAAAGCTGCCACCTCTTCAGGTTCCAATTCCACGGCATCCGGCAATGGCACCATTACCAATGCGGGTCCCGATCAAACCCTCACCCTGCCTACGAACACAACCACCCTCAATGGCTCAGCATCGTATGATCCTGAAGGTGTGTTCAGGGCATGGAAATGGATGAAGATCAGCGGACCTGATCAGCATACCATAACCAATGCTTCTAACCAGGTAACAACTGTAAGCAACCTGGTGGAAGGTACTTACAGGTTCAGCCTCACCGGATGGGGTAATAACTGGAGACCATTCAGCGATACCATGCAGATCACGGTAGTATCGTCGTCTTCATTGACTACCACCACTACCAGGACTGCTACCACTACATCGGATGTAACTGATACAAAAACCGGGGTTATTATTACTGAAGATAAATTGCTGGTATATCCTAACCCTGCACAGGAACAGATCAATGTACAAACTACCAGTACCACTACGGGTGCCGCTTTCCTGAACATCTATGACATGTCGGGCAAGTTGATCCAGAAGACAGGTTTTCAGAAAATGCAATCCCTGCACCAGCAGGTACTCAATATCTCTTCACTGAAAGCAGGTGTATACCAGGCAGAAGTCGTAATTGATAATGTAACGCGCTTACACAGCAAGTTCGTTAAACAATAG